AGAGGCCGTGTGGGTTTTATGTTCCTCTATGAATTGTTCATAATTTCTCATTAGCTGCGGGGGAAGGAGGCGTGTGTGTTTGGGTATGGCAGCAGCTATAAATAAGACCAGCCGTCATCTCAGGCTCCTTCGCCAAGCGTGTGCTCTGCAGCTAGGCCCCTGCCACAAGAGGTTATTGCTGCAGCCTAGACACGGCTGAGGCTTGCGCAATCTAGGGTGGCTGTTCATCATTTAGATGAAGGAGGACTGGGTTTGTCCTGGGACCTGTGTGAAGATCTGTGTTGCTTCCTACAGGCTGTATAACCTCTCTACTCTCAAAGCAGTTAGCTTTCTTAAATCTGGTTCGCTTTGATGGCACATAACACTGTTTGTCGGAGTTGTTCGCCAAGTTCAAAAGGAAAACAGTTATTTTAGCAGAATGCAGCCCCCCTTGTTGGCgttcaaaacaaggaaaataatgaagagaTCTGGCCTGCCTGGTCCCTGAGTTTGGGGTGAGGGTCAGTGAAAAGCTGTAAGGAACACCGTGGTCCCGTGCTGCTCCTTCACGACCATTAGAGGCTGCCCCATCACAGGCCCTGAGATGAGCACTAAAGCAGGAAAGCCTCCCCACCACAAACAGAAAGTTAGACTGGGAATGGGCCACGCCCCTATACTTCAGATTATAACTTTCCCTACAGTGTTTATGATGCTTCTTCTGTCCAGCCAGAAGCAAGGGAGGGGCGCAGTCAGGAAGTCTCTGAAGGATCGGAAGCCCTTGGCCCAGCAAAGCCTCTCAAGGTCCTGGGAAGGGGTCTCAGCCGGATACTGGGGTGTGGTGGGTGCCTGGTAAGCAGACCCCAGTCCCTGCTGCTGACTTGGTTGGAATTTTCCTGAGTTCTTTCTTCCCTTCAAGCTGCTCACTGGACGCATACATGAGAGAGCGTAGTTCATTTAGTAGGCGGGCCAGGACTTTCTTCcgccagaggcagaggaggagggggacaaGGATGCTGGTTGGAGAACGCTGGCTCTGCGCGGGTTGCAGGGAGGCGCACTGCGCAGGCGCATGGGGCTGACACGGCGGAGGGCGCGGTGAGGGTTCCGCGAGCCCCTCGCACTGCGCAAGCGCAGCGGCCCCTTCTGCAGAGACCCCTATTGTGTAGACCTGGCACGTGGCATGCTGCAGGCTGCCGTCCGGGGTTTGGGTTGTGGGGCTCACTGCGATTTTTATATTGGACGAGTTCGAAATTACCTTAATTTCCTGCTCTAAAAAGTGGCCGCCTGCCTTTCCTCTAGGGGCCCGGGTCCCTGAGCCGAGTTATGGACGCTGCTGGACCTGCCCGTGTGGGTGTCTTCCCGAgagcctccctccttccagggaGCGCTGTCACCTAGCGATTTCCTGCTCTGGACCAGGCATCAGCATGGCCCCCAAGTATTAGTTTAGGGGCTGGCTGAGGGGGTGGTAGGGGTTGAGTGCGCTCATGCAGGTGGGGCTGTCCACGTGCGGGGGCCATTGCCCTGAGGAGGGGTTCCCTGGGCGGCCCTGGCAGAACTTGGCACGTGGGGCTGTTCTGGGCCCGCAGCTTCGCAGGGGCCTTGGCCCTGTCCTGGGATGAGGAGTCCGTCCCTAATGTTAGGGACACACCCGAGCGGGCACCCGAGCTCATCATTCCCGAGGTGCCCCCTGTGttccaggaggggctggccttcCTTCGTCGGGCATCGATTTCCAGATGAATCTGGTCCAGAGAGGTGCCAGCCAGTGAGTGGCGGAGTGGGGATTTGAGTCCCCCTGGTGTGACCCCAAGGTCAAGCCCTGGCATTTTGTCTGTCGGCAAAGGCATTGGACAGGATCCGAGGGTGACTGCTAGGAGGATACTTTGAGCTCACGTAGGCCGGCGGCCAGCGTCTGGACGCAAGAGTAACAAGAAGGATTGGTCctggggccgccccatggccagTGGtcaagttcctgcactctgcttccgtggcccagggtgttgcaggttcggatcctgggcgcggagatggcaccgctcatcaagccatgctgaggccgagtcccacatgctacaacgggaaggacccacagctgaaaatacacaactatgtaccagggggctttggggagaaaaaggaaaaataaaatcttaaaaaaaaaaaaaaagaagggttgGTTCTCTCCTCAAATTCTCCCACTGTCTGAGTTATCGtgataagattttttaaaaactcattttctgCTTCAGAAGTCTTGGTGGACCCATCTCCAGGACCTTGAAAAGCTGTACTCAGCACAGCTTATCTGTTTCTGTCAGGTGAGAGGTTTAAAGTCCTGGAAGGTATTTTTGGGTCCATAAAGGTTTCAGAAATGtgttactgttttaaaaattaatatttgaattatatttaaattcaatCTCATTAAATCTTACCATTCAGTTCATACTTCTAGCACATTTTAACACTTATGAGGAGACTTTGGATTAATGTTGGTACCTATTTGCAAACTTAAATACTTCTAAAGGTTTTCAGTGTACTTATAGATGTGATATACAGTCCTTTTTTTTGAGCACTACGGTTGTCTGATTTAACCACAATCCTCTTCAGTTCCCCTCATGTTCATTTTCCCGCCCTCAGGCACCTTCCACTCCTGAGGAACCGTTTTCGGCCTGTTCACTTTTTAAGCGTTTTGTATATTCTCTATGAAGCTAAAGAATGTGTTTGCAcgtctgtttctttttaaaatctagttttaaaAGTCTGGTTTATTGATGTGTCATTTGCATTCAGTGAAATTTACTCGTCCCAGTTGGGTGACGTGGTGAGTTTTGGCCCACTTCCTCAGTATGGGAACCACCACCACGGTCAAGATAAAGGACATCTCTACCACCTCAAGAAGTCCCTCCCCCACCTTGCACGTGTTTGTTGTACAAAGTTTAAGCAGAATCTGTAGACTCCTTGCTCTTGAAAGATGCTTCtgtaatttttaagagaatttggCCCATCCCTATTCTCTTCTCAAGGGTGGGTCAGGCTGGAGTATATGTCCTTTAGTTAGAGTGTTGGGTACAGGTCAAGACAGAGGGGACGAAGACGGAGCTGGGTTTGAAGACCCCGGATCCAGGCTCGAGGCCTGCAAGAAGCTACGCAGTAGCAAACACACTGCGCTACTGCGCAGGCGCCATAGAGATCTGCCAACCCCGCCCCCGCGCTGAAGCCCTCCTTGCGCAGGCGCCGGGGAGGGGCCTCTGCGGGCATCCCGGGGACCTGCGCATGCGCCCGTGgcaggccagccccccccccccccccccccggggggggcGCGATTTCTGTCTCGGACTGAAGTCGTCCTACTGCGCGCCATTCAGAGCGGACCGGGAGCTAGAGGGACAATCTCATTTATTGTGCGCTTGCTACGTGTCAGTACACTTAAATACATTATCCcctttcatcctttttttatctacttttaaaattttgaaacaaacaaacgTGCAGACAAGTTATGCATACAGTACAAAgaactgattttgtttcctgaacCATCTGAAAGTAAGTTGTCACCCTGAGCCCCCTCACTCCCCGATTCTTCAGCGTGCACGCAGCGGCCTTGTCCACAGCACAGCAGTCCAGTTGTATCGCTCCTCTCCCGTTAGGGGGTTTCGCTAGTCCGGCGACGTCCTTTATAGCGAAAGGACCCCGTCAGCTCCGCGCATTGCACGTACTTGCCGTGTCTTTTCAATCTGGAAGGATTCTCCGTCTTTCCTTGGCTTGCTTGGCTGGCATTTCCGATTCTCGCAGGGCAGTGACTTTGCAGAATGGCCCTCTGTGGACATCTTTGTCCGATGTTTGGCGGGGATGGCACAGAGGAATGCTGCGTGCTCTGCATCTCATCCAGCGCCGTGAGCGTCAGTTTGGGGATGCTCACTCGGCACTCGGGGCCGGTTCCCGGAGGCATGCCTCGCGGACTTCTCAGTCCTCCCGAGCCTGCTCCCGGACTTCTCCGCTCCGGTGCACTTTCCTGGTCCGGGGGTCCAGGCCCGTCCTGGCCGGTTGTCCGACGCCACCTGGCGGCCGCTGCTATCTCGTCCCTGGCTCAGGGACACTGGGCGGCGTACGGGCAGATGCGGGGAGGGGGTTAGGGGGGGTTTGGAGGGGCTCCACACTTGAGTCCCCTctgcaggcttcctggagggcgCTTGGGCCAGCCAAGTTCTGTGTAGGGTCTGGCTGTCAGAAGCGCCTCTTTACAAACACTTACGTTTATGTTTATGTCTTTGCATCTATGGAAAACCGCGAGTTCACAACCATACCTCCAATTCTAATCCAACACCTCAGGATTCATTCTAGTTTCTTCCCCATCcgtatttctctctcccttttctgacAGTGAGAAAGCTGGCCCCCATCATCCTCAAGATGCTTACTCTATTTGATCAATCCTTATAGCTAGTCTCCCGTCTccactgctgccccctccccagggtggTTGCCCGCCTGCCTCACCTGCGCTCGGACACCTGTTTGGCTGGGTGCCTTCCTCTTGTCATGTGTGCCGGCCTCACTCTGCTCCGGCTCTGACTCCCAGGCAGGCTACCCTTTCTTGGAGACCCCATATCACAGTGCTTGGCTCTGACACCCCGCCCCCTGCCAGCGTGCTCCTCCGCAGGAATGCCCTCCTCACTGTGCTTGGGCCCCGAGTCCCTGTGCTGGGCCACCGCCTCATCAGTAGCACCCTGCACCCCTACCCTGCTCTGTCCACCTAATTTACGACTGAATtctaaaggaaggaagaggatgcGTGGTCCTTGTCACCTGAATGACAGCTCTGGGGATGGAATCGCTTTTCATTGTATAATTACAATTTTGCAGTTATAGTGAAAGATATATACTTGTACAATAGCAGTCCGTGGGCATgtctgcaaaaggaaaaatattgtatgaatAACAATTCAAATCGGAAGGAGTTTTGTTTTTCCGGTTGTTATAGGGAGCAGGGGCAGGACAAGGCAGCAGAGGCTGGCTGGGCAGCTTGCCCAGTTGAAAGAGGCAGCGGATAggatggtggaggaggtgggggagaatGTCTGCCCCCCATGGAAAGGCGCTGATCTCAGCTGTCTGTCGGCTCCGCCAGATGTCCAGGGTGCTGCAGAAGGATGCAGAGCAGGAGTCACAGATGAGGGCAGAGATCCAGGATATGAAGCAAGAGCTCTCCACCGTCAACATGATGGACGAGTTCGCCAGATATGCCCGGCTGGAGAGAAGGATCAACAAGATGACGGATAAGCTCAAAACTCATGGTACTGTTCTCACTCGTAGTGTGGAAAGCTTCGAGAGAACTGATTAATAGGCAAACCTTTATATAAAGATTCACAGAATATATGCACTGATTTCTGGATGTTTTAAATGTTGATATAAACGTTTAAATTGTCTAGAAGAAACCCAATAATAATTGTTACTTTCTTATTTGCTGGTGAAGCTTTGCTTTCTAAACACAGAACCCTCCAGGATCCTCTTAGGTTTTCTTCAGAGCCAACTTGTTACTGTAGGTTGTCATTTTCAAATTCCGACACTTTTCTGAGAAAAGCCTAGAAAAAAGTCTCATAGTGGATTCTCAGGGGCTTTTGTGAACACTCTCTAGAAAATGCCCAGCAATGTCCTTCACCGAGTGTAGACTTCAGGCTGGGGCCCAGGCTTATTCATCCTTATGTTTGCCGCTGTTCCTGATGGTCTCTAGGATGGAGAGCACGTTCTCAGGGCTGCCCGTGGGCTGAGTGTGCACGGTGAGAGCTGTCTCCAGGGCTGGTCAAACTCTCGGGCTACCCGGCCAAGACAGACTAGACTCCCATTTACGGATTAGTGCGCTGTGTAGACCGCAAAATCAGGGAGGAGAATTGAGTCCTGTTGGGAAGGGCGTCATACGAAGAATCTCGGATTTAGATGAATAGCTTTAAGGGTTTTCAAAGCGAAAGCTTCAAGTCTCACAATCTGTgtgattctattttaaataatggcaTAGTGGGTGACTTTTAAGAAagtctgttttatattttctatgaatATTGAGCAAATGTTAcgtaatgagaaaatattttatgagagGGAATAACATTTCTGTGTGCttgaatgttttcttcatttttaaggacTCACGTGATCATTTCaccctgtttttcctttcagtgaaAGCACGGACAGCTCAGTTGGCCAAGATAAAATGGGTTATAAGTGTTGCTTTCTACATATTACAAGTAAGTGCGCTCTGGTGTCACCTTGGGTCATTAAAGTCGATAGTGGACTCTCCTCCAGAGCCGTGTGGCCCCCAGAATCCAGGTCTGGAGTTCAGGCTTTTCTGCTTTCAGCTGCCGTGCCGCGTAGTCCGGCCAGCGTGCAACTCTGAGCACTCTGGATTTGTAAGTTAGACCTAAAGAAAGCCTTCCTCTTGGTTAGAGTAGTTAAGTATGGGGTTGTGTAGCAGGTGGACGTTGAAGTGAGTTCTTTCATGCGGCCTCTGTTCCAGGGTGGTTTGGGGGCCTGGGGGCTGAGGTGGGAGCAGCGTAGTTCGACTTGGGGTTTCCTCAGATGGTGGTCACTTTGGCCGTTGCTCGCTCCGTGGTGTGCGGCTGTGTCAGAGACTGTCTCCTGTCTGGGTAGGGAGCCCGTTGTCCTCGTTTAAGTGCCATGCCACTGATTCCCGACTTTCCTGTCCGGGGGCTTTTTACTTGTTTCGTTGCCTGTGGAATTATTGCTCTTTACCCTGAGGTGGTGGATATGCTGCGCCACACTTCAGTGGCCGCTGTAAGTGATCTCTGAGTTTCTGTACTACGTGTGAGCTTTACTGGGGCAAAGGACTTGAGCCTGCCCCCCAAAGCCCAGGTTGTCGGGTAGATTTAAGTACAGGGATCCTGAGGCGCTGTCACTGCTGTGAGATAGGTTTCAGGGACAGGAATGAAGCCAGATGCCCTCTTTTAGGTCTGCTCATTTGAGTGGCATGTTAAGGCCCCGAAGGGAACAGAAGACAAGTGAAGGAACGCTGctagggaaaggaggaaggagaaagcatCTCTCCTCTGCCCACCGCTTAAACTTGGAGAGGGCTCGCTCTGCACTCCTGCCAGCACTCCTGTGCGGATGCGAGAATTAACTAGTTTTTCAAGGATCTTAGAGGCCTCTGATTGCTTTTGTCACTAATAAGGTGTATTTAGCCTAGTCTGGCTCCTTAAAGGAGacactccatgaggacagaacaCCTATGTTATGGGAGCGCTTGGTTTATCCGTTAATTTAATGGTGTGTATGTGTTATTGGTGACGGATTGCCAGGGCTCAAGGTCGTGGATTTGGAGCGCTTCCTTGGTTTGCTGTCGCCATCCCCCTCTTGCTGTGGTGGTCGGCTCCGGGACTGGCAGGTTGTCCCCCTCACCGGCATGTCTTTACAGGCGGCCCTGATGGTCTCGCTCATTTGGAGGTATTACTCTGTGCCTGTGGCTGTGGTGCCGAGCAAGTGGATCACTCCGCTAGACCGTCTGGTAGCCTTCCCGACGAGAGTGGCAGGTAAGAGCTCCCTTGGGAGCCGCGGAAGGGTACGGGTGGGCTTATGTGCAGGGATGTAGGGGAAGAGGAGGTCACTCTGACGTCATCCTCACGGCCCATGTCACGAGTGGGCAGTGCCCTGGGTCTCAGCCTCACACAGGCTCGCAGTGGAGACACTGAGGTCTACAGAAGTGGCTTCACTTGTCCAGGGTCACCGAGGTGCTAACTAGCAGAGCTGAAGTCACCCTGCGTCTGCTCCCAGAATGCAAGCCTGGTCCCTGAGGTCCCTGACCCTGTTTATTGAAGTGC
The window above is part of the Equus quagga isolate Etosha38 chromosome 21, UCLA_HA_Equagga_1.0, whole genome shotgun sequence genome. Proteins encoded here:
- the LOC124231413 gene encoding guided entry of tail-anchored proteins factor 1-like, which codes for MSAAEADRWAWLLVLSFVFGCNVLRILLPSFSSFMSRVLQKDAEQESQMRAEIQDMKQELSTVNMMDEFARYARLERRINKMTDKLKTHVKARTAQLAKIKWVISVAFYILQAALMVSLIWRYYSVPVAVVPSKWITPLDRLVAFPTRVAGGVGITCWILVCNKVVAIVLHPFS